GCCGCCCACCGTCGCCCACGGTCGCGGAGTCGGCCAACACGACGGCGGCGCCGGCTGCCAGCGGCAGGAACAGCTCCAACACCGAGATGTCAAACGAGATTGTTGTCGACGCCAGCACCCGGTCGGAGGAACTAACATCTAGGTCTTTGTGGAACGAACGGAGGAAGTTGGCGACCGCCCCATGGCTGATCACCACGCCCTTCGGGTTGCCCGTCGAACCTGACGTGTAGATGACGTAGGCTGCGTCCGAGCCGCTCGCGGCAGGCAGCTCTGCGGCGGCAGCGCCTGACGCGGCCAACTCACTCAGAACAACCGTCTTTCCAGCGCCGGCGGGCGCCTCGCCGGCGAGGCGTTCTTCCGCGACCAGGACTGCCGGCCGGCAGTCATCGACCATCAGGGCGATGCGTGCAGCCGGGTACGTCGGGTCGAGCGGGACGTACGCGGCGCCCGCCTTCCAAACGGCTAGCATCGTAGCGAGCGTGTCACACGAACGATCGAGCAGGAGCGCCACGCGATCGCCGGGACGGACGCCCTCGTTGACCAGCCCGTGAGCAAGCCGCGTCGCGCGGTCATCCAGCTCGCGGTACGTCATCGAACGGCCAGCGCACTCGACGGCGGTTGCGTCTCCTCGAGACCTCACCTGCTGAGCGAACAGCGCAAGCGGCAGCTCGGCCTGTTGGTCAACCTTGGGGCCGGCGGCAAGCGACAGCAATTCCTCTTGCTGGCTCTCGTCCAAGATCTCCAGGGAATCAATCGGACCATAAAGGCCTTCGCACAGCTCTTCAAGCAAGCGTTGGTAGGCCGCCCCGATCGACTGCACGAGTTCACCCGAAACCCGGCCCGGGTCGTAGACTAGCTCGACGCGCGTCCCGCCTGCGCCCTCGTCGACGGCGACGGTCAGGTCGTAGACGCCCAGCCCGCGGTAGTCGGTGGACGCCGCCGTCACCCGGGCGCCGCCGAACTGGAGGGACGCGGCAGGAGAGTTCTCGTACAGGAAGAACACCTGCGTGAGCGGCATCCGGCCGACGATCCGCTCCGCGTCTGCCGAGGCGACGATCTCTTCCCACGAGGCCTGCGCGTGGTGGAAGTCGGCGAGCACGTCGTCTCGCAAGCGGGCGACAAAATCGGCGCACGTTCCGCTCGCAACGTTGGCCAACACCGGCGCGGCGTGCATGAAGCAGCCTAGCGTGTGGGCGTTGGTCGCGCTATCGCGGCCCGCCTGCGCCACGCCAACGACCACTTCGGAGTCGCCGCTGAACCTGCCCAGCACCAAGTGGAGCGCCGACAGGTACAGCATGAATGGCGTCGCCGACTGATCGGTAGCGGCGGCTCGGACCGACTCGGTGAGCGACGCAGGCAGCTCCAGGCGGTGAGCCGCGATCGACCGGGGGTCGGTCGCCGGGGGTCCGGAGAGCTGCGGCAGGTTGATCGCCGACGGCGCGCTGGCCAACCGGTCCTTCCAGTAGCCCTGGTCCGCGGCGGCGTCCGGAGCCCTGTCGCCCGCAGCGAGGTGGTCCCAGAAGTCGAAAGCCAGCGGCGCCAGTTCTTCGCCGCCGTACATCCGGGCGAGCTCGTCGACCAGCGGCTCGAACGAGGCGCCATCGCAGATCAGGTGGTGCATCACCAGCACCAGCACGTGCCGTTCCGGGGAGGCGGTTACGAGTGCGGCCCGCGCTAATGGCGCTTCGGCCAAGTCGAACGGGCGCCAGACGAAGTCCTGGTTCAACGCCCAGGCGATCAGATCCTGCTGCTGATCGCTGACGGGCGGCGCAAGGTCGGCGAGCTCGACCGACGCCTGCGGCCGGAGCACCTGCCGCGGTTCTCCCTCGGCGGTCTGGAACGCCGTGCGGAGCATCTGCCGCCTGCTTACTAGCTTGTTCAACGCATCAGCCAGCCGCTGGCGGTCGACGGCGCCCTGCAGTTCCACGGCCAACGGCACGTTGGCGCCGCCACGCAGGCCGAGCTGCTCCAGCATCCACATCCGCTGCTGTGGTTCGGAGAGGCGCTGCGGTTGGGTCAGGAACGAATCCGGCGCAGCCGACAGCTCGCGGGCGCCGTCGGCCTTGGTCTGGTCGACCACCTCCGCGAACTCGGCGAGCGTCGGGTGCTCAAACAGCTCCTGGACCGCGACCGTCTTGCCGGTCCGGCCCGCGACTTCCTGCAGGAGCTGCAGGATCTGCAGCGACTGCCCGCCCAACGCGAGGAACGAATCGGTTCGCGACACGACGTCAACATCCAGCAGCGACCGCCAGACCTCAGCCAGCATGACCTCGGTCTTCGACGCGGGCGGGTCGACGCCCTTGGCATCACCGTCGCCACGCTGCTCAGCGGTCGACTCGCCGGCGACCCATTGGTACGCGGGCGTCAGGGCGCCGGACTCGAACTCGGGCCAGCACTGCGATCGGCGGGTCTTGCCGCTGGATGTCTTCGGCAGCTCACCAACCGGCAGCAGCACGACGGCGTACGGCTCCTGCAGCGTTTCTTCGAGCACGACCGAGCGGATAGTGTCAGCAAGTGCTGGCAGGTCCTGCCTCTTGGGACGCTGCACCTCGTGGAACACCACCAGGCGTTCCTCGCCGTCCAGCTCGACCGCGGCCACCGCACCGCCTTCTGCCTTCAGCGCGGGGTCGCGGTCCTGAATGGCGAGCTCGATGTCCTGCGGGTAGTAGTTCCGCCCGCCGAGGATGATCGTCTCCTTCAGCCGGCCTACCACAAACAGCTCGCCCGCGTCGACGAAGCCGAGGTCGCCGGTGCGGAGGAATCCGGACTCGCCGGCCGCAAGCTTGGCGCCAAACGCAGCGGAGGTCTGGTCGGGGCTGCGCCAGTACCCCGAGGCGACGCCTGGACTGCGGACCCAGATCTCACCGACGCCGTCGGTTGCCTGGCAGGTTTCTGGATCGACAATCCGCAGATCGATCTCTGGGCCAGGGGGCCCGCAGCCAACGAGCTTGCGGATCGTCTCTGCCTTGCCGTTGCGGGGGGCGACGATTGACTCCGCCATGTCGGCGGCCTTGTACTCACGCTCCAGCGGCGGCTTGGCGAGGCGCCCCACGCTGACCATGAGGGTTGTCTCGGCCATGCCGTAGGCGGGCACGAAGGCTTCGCGGCGGAACCCGTACGGCTCGAAGCGCTCGCAGAAGCGGTCGAGCGTCGCGCTGCGGACCGGCTCGGCGCCGGACACGGCGACTTGCCAGCTGCTGAGGTCGAGCCCGGCGCAGTCCTCATCGGACACCTTGCGGACGCACAGCTCGTAGCCGAAGTTGGGCGCCGCCGACGTGGTGGCGCGGAAGTCGCTGACGGCACGCAGCCAGGAAACGGGGCGGCGGACGAAGTCCAGCGGCGACATCAGCACCGTCCGCCGACCGGCGAACAGGGGCAGGAACACGCCGCCGATCAGGCCCAGGTCGTGGTACGGCGGCAGCCAGAACGTGGCGATAGCTTCGGGAACGTCCAGCAGTTGTTCCATCGCCCGCAGGTTGTACTGCAGGTTGTCGTACGTGATCGCGACTCCACGCGGGGCCCCGGTCGTGCCGGAGGTGTACTGCAAAAGCGCGAGGTCGCTCCCCTGCAGCGTCATGGGCCGCCACGCGTCGGCGAGGTCGGCGCCCAGGTCCTCAACGGCGATTGCGCCACCGGGGCAGGTCTGACGCAGCGAGCTCGTCTTGCTAGCAAGCCACTGCTGGCTGCTCACCAGCAGCTGGCAGTCGGCGTTCTTGAAGATCGCTCGCAGCCGCGGCAGCGTGCGGGCGATCCGGAACGGGTCCGGCGGGTAGACGGGAACCGCGATGGCGCCGGCGAAGAAGCAACCAAACAGCGTTGCGATGTAGTCGAGTCCGGGCTCGAGCACCACTAGCACGCGTTGGCCGGCCGGCCCGCGTTGCTGGATGGCGGCGGCGATCGCGCGGGCGCGCCGCTCCAAACCCCGGAACGTCAGGCTGGTTGGGTCGCCGGCGTCAGAAGCGAGGAACGTGTAGGCGGGATCGTCACCCTGATGCAACGCGCGCCACTGGGCGACCTCGACCAGGGTCGAGAGCCCCCAATGCGGCCCCCCTTTTGAAGGGCGCACAGCCGGATCTGGGATTGCCGTGCCTGCGTTCATCCGGTTCGCTGCTGTTGCCCAGTGCTTTCCCTGGGAGAATTCCCTTTCTTTCCAGTCCGCTGGGCAACTTTCAGCGGCTGGTAGCCTCACCTATTCTACGCATTCACCGGGATCTCTATCACCCGTGTGGTTAATCTGCTCGACCGACTCGGCAATCCGAAGACCGCTGTCAATCGCCATAACTTGTTACTCAGCTGAGCGTTGCGTGACCTGTGCTCACAGCCGCGAAAGTCCGCCCACGCTATGCAGGATCACCAGACTACCCGACCGATAAGGGCTACTTCGGCAATCTGGACGTGGCTGCTAGCGTGACCGCGAGACATATTCAGGTAATGACGGATCCGTTCCGTCTATCAACAATGCCATTTCTGCCCCGCAACCCCGCGCCGTCCCCCAATTAAATCCCCACCTCTGGCATGATCATCTCCGGCCAATTGCTGCTGAACGACCTGCCCGACCGGGCGCGGATTGAGCCGGGCTACGTGCGGATCGAAGACAGCGTCATCGCGGAAGTGGCCGTGGGGCAGGCGCCTGCGACCTGCGACGCCGGCGGGCCGGAATGCCTGGTCACGCCCGGCTTTATCGACGCCCACCTGCACCTGCCGCAGTTCGACATGCAGGGCGCCCACGGGCTGCCGCTGCTGCAGTGGCTGGAACGGTGCACGTTCCCCGACGAGCGCAAGTGGGCTGACGCCGACTACGCCGCAGCGATGACCCATCGGGCGATCGACCGCCTGTTCGCCCACGGCACGACGGCCATCTGCGCCTACTCGAGCGTGCACGCCGACGGGACCCGCGCAGCTCTGCGGTCGGCCGCAGAGCGGGGGATGCGGGGGGTGGTCGGCCAATCGCTGATGGACCGCAACGCGCCCGACGATCTGTGCCGCCCGGCGCAGCAGCTTCTGGACGAGACCACCTCTCTGCTGGACGACTTCCGTCCCGGCGATCGGATGGCCGCAGCGGTCACGCCCCGGTTTGCCATCTCCTGCACCCCGGACTTGCTCGCCGCGGCCGGACGACTGGCCGACGAACGCAGCGCCGCCGTCCAGTCGCACCTCGCCGAGACGCTCCCCGAGTGCGAGTGGGCGTCCGAGCTGTTCGGCGGCGCCAGGTATGTGGAGGTCTACCGCCGAGCGGGCCTGCTCAACGAGCGGTCGGTCTACGGGCACTGCATTCACCTGAGCGACCACGACCGCCAGACCATGCACGACGCGGGCGCCATCGCGGCGCACTGCCCGACGGCCAACTCGTTTCTGCGGGCCGGCGCGATGGACCGCCGGGCGACGCTCACCGCCGGCGCCAAAATCTGCCTAGGCAGCGACATCGGCGCCGGCTACGAGACCAGCATGGTGCGCGTCGCGCGTGCGATGATCGAAACCGCGTCGGCCGTCGGCGACTCCTTCCCCGTAGCGGCGCAGGCGTGGCGCCAGATCACGGCCGGCAACGCCGAGTCCCTCGGCTGGCCTAACGCGGGCAACCTGCGCGTTGGCGACCCGGCGGATCTAGTCTTGATCCGACCGGGCGTGCCGTGGCTCTCGTCCAGTGTTGATCCGCTGTCGATGCTCATGTTCGCGTGGGACGACCGCTGGGTAGAACGCTGCTGGGCGCGCGGCGAAGCCGTGTACTCTGCCGCCTAAAGGGGGCTGTCTCAACAGGGCAATCTGCCCCGCCTCCTGACAGCGATCGGTCTTCCGAAGCAACCTTACTAGCATAGCGCGCCTGCGTGCATGCGGTTCATCGTTGCTTCGCATCTCGTTCACACTGCGCTCACAATCCGCCGCGCGCTATCGCGCGTGCGCAGCGCAGCCAACCACTACGCGCAATGTTTGCTGCGCACAAAAACAATTCACACTTCCTTCATCTAGCGCTCCGCCTTTCTTCATTTAGCTCCGCACAATCACCGCCCTCTCACCTTCCTGCTATCCCCTAGCAACGGCAACCGGATGCCCACGAAGAGCGCGGCACTTACCCTCTGCCTAGCCTGCTGTCTACCCTCGTACGGCGCAGAGCTGTTGACGCTAACGTCAGAAAACTTCACCGAGGCGGCGCCACGCGGCAAAGAGGCAGACGCCATCTACGGCGACTACGTCCTCAGAAACGACAAGGTGGTCGCCACGGTCGCCGCGCCCCATCAGGGGCGGCACGCCAACCTCACCGTGCTGAACGTCGGCGGCGGCGTGATCGACCTCACGCAGCGCGATCGGCAGAGCGATCAGCTCAGCTGCTTCTACCCGGGCGACAGCGTCTTCCGGCTACATGAGGTCATCGACTGGCCGGAAGCGTTCGGCACAAAGGCCGAGGGCGCCGCCCGCATCGCTTTCGCCGGAGCACAGGTGCAGGGCAAGAACGACCGCTCTGCCCCGCTTCAGATCCGCGTTGGTTACGAACTGCGGGACGGCGAGGATTTCCTCCGCGTCACCAGCGACATTACCAACCCAGGCGATTCGCCCGCCAAAGTGCAGGTGCGCGACGGCCTACGCGTCGACAAGGGCTTCCGCTTGGGCTCCGCCCGCAAACGAGGGCTCTGGTGGGCCTACGATCAGCACTGGCGGCAGGCGTACGGCCTGGTCGCCGAAGACGACGATCGCCGGGCGATGCTGGTCAAGAGCGACGAGAAGCGGCGCCCGCATGTCGCGGCTTACCCGCTGGCGAACGCCGAATCCGCGGAGCAGACGCTGCCCGCCGGAGGCCGGGTTGCCTGGTCCCGCCGGCTGATCCCGGCGGCCGACACGCTGGAGCTTTTTGCCCACTCCGCAGCCAATCCGAACAAGCTCCGCCCGGTGGCCATCACGGTGACCGACGGCGCCGACCCGGTCGCCAGCGCGCGAGTGGTCGTGCGGCGCAACGGCAAGCGGCTCGGAGAAGGCCTCACGGACAGTGATGGGCGACTCGCCACCAAGCTGCCGGCCGACGACTACGAGATCCGCGTCCGCGCCAATGGCCATCAGCCGCTGGATCTGGCCGCTAGTGTAGCTGCCACGCAAGACAAAGAGGCCGCGGGCCTCGACATCCAGCTGTCGAAGCCCGCGTACGTGTCCGGCGTCGTGACCGACGACGCCGGACACGCTATTGCCTGCAAGGTGCAGTTCACCGGACTGGGCGACACGCCGTCGCCCCGGTTCGGGCCGGACACGGCGGTGCGCGGCGTGGTCGACCTGCAGTACACGCCCGACGGGCGGTTCCAAGCCAAGCTGCTCCCCGGACGCTACCGCTGGATCGCCAGCCACGGACCGGAGTACGACGCCGCGCAGGGCGAGCTGACCATCGCCGAGGGCGAAACGGCCGATGTCGAGGCGTCGCTGCGGCGGTCGGTCGACACCACCGGGTGGTTGAGCTCCGAACTCCACAGCCACAGCTCCCCGTCGGGCGACAACACCTCCAGCCAGCGGGGCCGCGTGCTGAACCTGCTGGCCGAGCACCTCGAGTTCTGCCCGTGCACGGAACACCAGCGGATCGACACCTACGACGAGCACCTCGCCCACTTCGACGCGGTCGATCGGATGCTGACCTGCGCCGGCATGGAGCTGACCGGCAAGCCGCTGCCGCTGAACCACCAGAACGCGTTCCCGCTGATCAAGCACGAGCACCGCCAGCACAACGGCGGCCCGCTCACCAACGTCGACCCGGTCGCGCAGATCCAGCGGCTGGCCGCCTGGGACAACAACTCAGAGAAGCTCATCCAGACCAACCACCCGAACGTGGCCCAGATGATCGGCGACCGCGACCTGGACGGCGTGGCCGACGAGGGCTTCGAGGCGATGTTCGGCTACATGGACGTGATGGAGGTGCACCCGCTCGACACGATCCTCCAGCCGCTCGGCCCCGCCGGCGAGGCGGACAACGGCGTCGGCTCCGGCGGCCTCGGGAACCGGGGGAACACCATCGTCAACTGGCTCCAGCTGCTCAACCTCGGCTACCGGGTGACCGGCGTGGTCAACACGGACGCCCACTACAACCACCACGGCAGCGGCTGGCTGCGGAACTGGGTGAAGAGCTCCACGGACGACCCCGCCCAGGCATCGGTGATCGAGCTGGTGCACGAGTTCGAGCACGGGCACGTCGTGATGTCCAACGGGCCGTTCCTCCAGGTGGTGGCTGAGTCCGACGCCCAGGACCGCCCCGCCATCCCGGGCGACGACCTCAAGGCCGCCGACGGCAAGGCCCGCGTACGCATCACCGTGCGGCGGCCCAACTGGCTCGAGATCAACCGCGTCCAGCTGCTGCTCAACGGCCGCGCGGTCGAACAGCACAACTACACGGCCCGCGACAACGGCGAGATGTTCGCCGCCGGCCCGGAGGTGTTCTCCCAGACGATCGAGCTCGACCTGGACGCCGACACCCACCTGGTGGTGATCGCCTGCGGCGAGGACCGGCAGCTGGGCGCCGTGTACGGGGAGAAGGAGGGCGCCGTGATGCCGATCGCGGTCTCCAACCCCGTGTTCATCGACACCGACGGCGACGCCAATCAGGACGGCGCGCCCTTCGAGCCCAACGGCGACGACCTCGGCCTGCCACTCCCCCGGCTCGAGGGCGCCAAGCCGTCGCACGGGCACGACCACCACAACCACCGGCACTAGGCCACTGGTTCTAGGCTCCCACGCCCACAGCGCGGCGGCTCAACGGAAGCCACACACTAACCCCATCGTTTCTGAACAGTTGCGGTCTACGCTCTGGCCACATCAGAGGGCCAGCCACCTGCAACGCCACTCGGTTGACAACAAAGTATGCCTCTATCTGCAACAGGAGATCCCCTTAAGATGCGACTCACCATTGCTGCTTCACTGCTAGCCGCAACGGCCGGCGTGGCCAACGCGATCGAGCACGCGACCGTCTCGATCGACGGCTCGGGCGGGGCCACCATCACGGGCGGAACCAGCGGTTTCTTCCTCGACTCGGGCGCGGTCACCGGCGAGTACCCGATCCGCATCGGCGCGAGTGCGGCCGACGACTACACGGGCGGCGTGCTCCTCACCTCGGTGGCCGAGACCGGCCGCGCCGACGGCGCCCGCACGCAGTTCACCACCTCGGCCGGCGTAACGGACGATGACCTGCTCTCGCTCAACACACGCAACACGTCGGGCGGCCTGTCGGTCGTCACGACCCGCGCCGGGGCGGCCAACCCGGCGAACGGCGGCGAGCCCTTCGGGTCCGACTTCGGCGCCGCCTACTTTTCGTTCTCCGAGGGCTGGATCGGCGGCACCTTCTCGAGCTCGACGATCAACGCCAACGGCACCTTCGGCGCGCTCGACACCTTCAACGGCACCGCCGGCGTCACGATCGACGAGGACGCGTTCGGGCCCGGCGCACACCGCCTAAACATACCCGGCGTTAGCGACCCGTTCCGCCAGGGCATGGTGTTCGCGACCACGGCCTCCAACACGGGCCGGTACGCCACGGTCCAGCCCGCGTTTGACGGGTCGGGGTACAAGATCGTGACCCCGGACAACGACGGCTTCTTCGAGTTCGACCCCGCGTCCGACCCGGACATCGTCAACGAGGGGGACGGCGTCACCACGCCGTTCTCGTTCGTGTTCGTGCCGGCCGGTCAGACCGGCCTGACCGCGGCCCACGTCAACCCCAGCTTCACCCCGTCGCCTGTGTCGCTTGGCAACCCCACGCCGGTCGACGCCTACTCGTTCTTCCACACCGGCTCCGATTACAACCTTCAGACCCTTGACCGTGCGAATCAGCCTGGCAAGTACCGGCTGACCATCAATGGCGGCTCGCCCACCCAGGGCACGCTGCTGCTCAGCAACGCCACCGAAGGCATCGCCGGCGACAACGCGCTGACCTACGAGGCCGACGGCGACGGCTGGATCATCACCACCGAGGACATCGAGTCCGACTTCCTCACCGGCAACTCCGAGACCCTCAACGAGCTGGACGGGCTCGGGCAGAACCACGACCTGCTGCGTCCGTACTTCAACATCCTGTACGTTCCCAACGACGACGCGGCCACCGCCGCGGCGCCGGTTCCCTCGGCGGACTCGTTCACCCGGTTCGAGCGCACGAGCGTGATCGCGTGGAGCGCGGACGTGCTGGTGGCCAACAACGACAACAACCCCGGCGACGTCTACCTGGACGTGGTGGGGCAGACCCCGGGCGCCAACGTCCAGGGGATCGGCAACCAGAAGGGCGACCACAGCTACGCCGCCTACGGTCAGGGCCTGACCGAGGCGGACGGCGTGATGCTCGCCACCATCAGTGAAGGGTTCCGCGAGAACTCCGTGGCCGGCGGCTTCGACGAGTACGGCGTTGTGAACGCGAACCTGTTCAACGGCTACTGGTCGGCCATCACCGCCACGGCCCGCGGCTACGACCAGGGCGAACACAACATCAACCACGCCGTGGCCTTCTTCGGCCGCGAGTCGGGATTCCAGATGGGCTCGAACGTCGACCTGCCGGGCGTCACCGGCGTCGACTACGAGGCGGAGAGCGTGATCGTCGCGTTCAACGGCGTCAACGCGTTGACCGATGGCGTGCTGATCGCCACCCCCTACGGCAACGACGACAACTACCTGATCGCCGAGCCGCAGTCGGACGGCTCGGGGTGGCGCGTCACGGCGTTCGACAACGGCGTCGATGTCGCTGAGACCAGCACCGAGCCCGACGCCTTCAACTACGTCTACCTGCCGTACGAGTCGGAGAACCTGATCGCCGGCATGGTCGCCGAGGACGGCACCCTGCTCTCCTCGACCGAGGGCGCGGGCGTCGAGTGGACCCTCACGAAGGAGCTCGACTCGTTCAACTTCCCGCAGTACCGCCTGTCGATCGACGGCAAGACCGCCGACGACGGCATGCTGCTGCTGACCAGCACCGGCGGCAGCGACCGCACCGGGGAGGAGATCGTCAAGACCGAGAACTTCGACAACTCGATCATCTACGAGGTCGACCCGTCGAACGGCGACTTCCTGATCCGCGGCCTGGACCACGTCCCCGACGCGTCCGCATTCGTGGACTACCAGGACGCCGGGTTCATGTTCGCCTACATCGACTACGTGAACGCCCCGATCGCGCCGGCGCCGCTTGAGCTCGCCGGCGACTACAACGGCGACGGCGTCGTCGACGCCGCGGACTACACGGTCTGGCGTGACAACCTCGGCGAGACGTCGCTTCCGAACGGCGAGACCGCGAGCCTCGGCACGGTGGACCAGGCGGACTACCAGGTGTGGCGTGACAACTTCGGCGCCAGCAACGCCAGTGTCGACGCCAGCCAGGCGGCCCCGGAGCCCACCGCCCTGTGCCTTGTCGCGCTCGGCGGCCTGGCCGCTTCGACCGGCCGCCGCCGCCCGCGGCGGGTGACCGGCTGAGCAGAAGGAAATCGCCGGCGGTGGGCGACCGGGCATTGCGCCCGTCGGGGCAGGTCGCTCACCGCTGGCCTTTATCAATCGTTTAGGAGAATACGATGACCATGAGGTCAACCCTTCGTAGCGACCGGCGGCGCGCCTTCACCCTGGTGGAGCTGCTGGTAGTGATCGCTATTATCGGCGTGCTGATCGCGCTGCTCCTGCCCGCCGTGCAGGCGGCCCGGGAGGCCGCCCGCCGCACGACCTGCATCTCCTCGATGAAGCAGATCGCGTTGGCGACGCTCAACTACCACGAGTCCCGCAACGAGTTCCCGCCCCCCTACTACCGCGGCGAACCGATCGGAGCGACCCCGGGCGGGACGGTCACCGACGGCGGCGAGACGGCCACCGTGCCGATCGAGGTCAGGCACGGCGCCTTCCCGTTCATCCTCTCGGAGCTGGAAGAGACCGCGCTGGCGGACAGCTACTTCTACGAGCTCAACTGGAACGACAAGTCCGACCGCCGCGGCGAGAACCACACGTTCAACGTCCGGCTGGTGAACGACTCGCCAATCAAGTTCCTCCAGTGCCCCTCGACGCCCGGGCGTGACCCCGACTCGCCGGTGTGCGATTACGCGGTCTCGCGGTTCATCTCGTACAGCGCGTCCGACATCGCCGACCTGGCGAGCGCCGGCGCCATCAGCCCGCGATCCAGCACCAGCAGCGTGCTGGACTTCCGCAACAGCACGACGCGCAAGCCGGGCCGCATGCGGGACTGCACCGACGGGCTTTCCAAGACCTTTATGTGGTTCGAGATCGCCGGCCGTCAGACGATGTACAACGAGCAGAAGATGGAGACCGGCACCGGCTCCCACGGGCAGAACTGGGCGGACAGCTCCAACGAGTTCGTGGTGCACCACGCCTGCGGCAACAAGATGTTCAACTGCGGCAACAACGAGGAGATCTTCGCGTTCCACGTTGGCGGGGCGATCTTCGCGCTGGGCGACGGCTCCGCGCGGTTCATCCCCGAGAGCATGGACCCGGAGGCGTTCGTCACGATGCACTCGCGTGACGAGGGTGACATCAGCACCACCGGCCCTGGCAAGCAGGCCGACCCCCGCAACCGAGGGTAGGCGGCCGCCAGCCGTAGGGTAAAAAACAAGACGGCCGCGTCGCTTCAAGCGACGCGGCCGTTGCGTCTTGTGCTTGCGGGGACCGCTAGGGAATCGCCAGCGTGCCGAGGTCGTTGGTCCCGTCGGTCACGGTCACAACCTTGAACGGTTTGTCCCGGTCGGCGTAGGCGCCCTTGAGCAGGTCTTGCTCGATCAGCTGGCCGTCGGGCGTGTCGACCGACTGCACGTGCTTGATCGTAACCGCGTACTCGCCGGCCTTGGCGCCGTCGCCGGGGTCGAACGTGCGGAGCTCAAACACGCCTTCGGAGTCCGTGCGTCCCTTGGGCACCGGCATGCCGGACGACAACGCCTGGGGGTCCGTCGCGTAGAACGTGACCACCGCGTCCGCGAGCGGCGCCCCGGACTTCGTCACGACGCCGCGGACCGGGTTCAAACCGGGTCCGGAATCGCCCCCACCGCAACCGGCGCAGGCGACCAAGAGAGCGGGCGCTAACCACAAAGAACGAATCCAACGCATCTTCATTGCAACACAATTCTGGAGAGAGTGGGGGCGGGACTCGCTACCTTCTGACGACTCGACGCGGAACACAGAGTTGCACCAAGCTACAGACCGCAGCGACTTACGAATGGTGATAATCGATTTCAGTCACATTACAAGGTTCACCACCCTCGCATTGCCGAGCGGAAGCCCGACGCGCGTGCTGGGTTGGCTCTCGCGGGCCGCGGCGGTGCTCACGCTCGCGTCGGCGACGCTGCACGTCGCACCACGTGCGTGCGCCGACGTTGTGATCAGCGAGATCATGTACAACCCGGACGGCGCCGACCGCGACGAAGCGGGCGGAACCGTGCGTGAGTGGGTCGAGCTGTACAACAGCGGTGACGCCGCCGTCAGCCTGCGTGGTTGGCGAGTAACTGACGAGCAGGATGGTGAGTCGACCGACCCCCTCTCGCTCCGCACGCTGCTGCAGCCCGGCGAGTCGGTAGTCTTGGTCGGCGACGCCGCGGCGT
This genomic interval from Posidoniimonas corsicana contains the following:
- a CDS encoding CehA/McbA family metallohydrolase, coding for MPTKSAALTLCLACCLPSYGAELLTLTSENFTEAAPRGKEADAIYGDYVLRNDKVVATVAAPHQGRHANLTVLNVGGGVIDLTQRDRQSDQLSCFYPGDSVFRLHEVIDWPEAFGTKAEGAARIAFAGAQVQGKNDRSAPLQIRVGYELRDGEDFLRVTSDITNPGDSPAKVQVRDGLRVDKGFRLGSARKRGLWWAYDQHWRQAYGLVAEDDDRRAMLVKSDEKRRPHVAAYPLANAESAEQTLPAGGRVAWSRRLIPAADTLELFAHSAANPNKLRPVAITVTDGADPVASARVVVRRNGKRLGEGLTDSDGRLATKLPADDYEIRVRANGHQPLDLAASVAATQDKEAAGLDIQLSKPAYVSGVVTDDAGHAIACKVQFTGLGDTPSPRFGPDTAVRGVVDLQYTPDGRFQAKLLPGRYRWIASHGPEYDAAQGELTIAEGETADVEASLRRSVDTTGWLSSELHSHSSPSGDNTSSQRGRVLNLLAEHLEFCPCTEHQRIDTYDEHLAHFDAVDRMLTCAGMELTGKPLPLNHQNAFPLIKHEHRQHNGGPLTNVDPVAQIQRLAAWDNNSEKLIQTNHPNVAQMIGDRDLDGVADEGFEAMFGYMDVMEVHPLDTILQPLGPAGEADNGVGSGGLGNRGNTIVNWLQLLNLGYRVTGVVNTDAHYNHHGSGWLRNWVKSSTDDPAQASVIELVHEFEHGHVVMSNGPFLQVVAESDAQDRPAIPGDDLKAADGKARVRITVRRPNWLEINRVQLLLNGRAVEQHNYTARDNGEMFAAGPEVFSQTIELDLDADTHLVVIACGEDRQLGAVYGEKEGAVMPIAVSNPVFIDTDGDANQDGAPFEPNGDDLGLPLPRLEGAKPSHGHDHHNHRH
- a CDS encoding DUF1559 family PulG-like putative transporter, producing MTMRSTLRSDRRRAFTLVELLVVIAIIGVLIALLLPAVQAAREAARRTTCISSMKQIALATLNYHESRNEFPPPYYRGEPIGATPGGTVTDGGETATVPIEVRHGAFPFILSELEETALADSYFYELNWNDKSDRRGENHTFNVRLVNDSPIKFLQCPSTPGRDPDSPVCDYAVSRFISYSASDIADLASAGAISPRSSTSSVLDFRNSTTRKPGRMRDCTDGLSKTFMWFEIAGRQTMYNEQKMETGTGSHGQNWADSSNEFVVHHACGNKMFNCGNNEEIFAFHVGGAIFALGDGSARFIPESMDPEAFVTMHSRDEGDISTTGPGKQADPRNRG